DNA from Prunus persica cultivar Lovell chromosome G6, Prunus_persica_NCBIv2, whole genome shotgun sequence:
AATCTTATATATAATCTCATTTTTTTTGAggaattttttgaattattttatttgagagaAACTCTTTATGAttacttatgatttttttttttcaacaatccaaaccatctatttgttaagtctacattcatgaATCATCATTGCAAAAAAGTACACAAATCGAAAAttgtttcgacatccaattatgtcctataaaatcaataaacacAGTGCTtcaaaaaagtattaaaatttcaataactcaattgagtgattaaataatatcaaatttcaaataattttttataaaaataatctttgaataattatctaaaaaataaataatttaaattattaaaataaaatattcctcaaataagtttatttaagATATGCATGAAGCTCTCTAATGTATATGCGTGAATTATATCACTGCCGACTGCCGACTGCCTCAGTGGTGATGGACAAGACCATTCGGTGCAGGTGCTTAAAGAAACCTAATCACCCCATGCccatgccatgccatgccaattAAGCCCaccccctcctctctctctctctctctctctctctctcataaaaataaaataaacgaAGACATGGgctagaagaaagaaaggaccATGAATGATATGAATGCCAAGATATATAACGAcacaataaggaaaaaaaaatgcatcaGAGGCAGCTTGCTTACATACGCCAAGGGCTTTTCTCTTCCCACAATCAAATTCTTGTGAACTTTGCTCCTTTTGCACTTAAATTCCGCTCTGAATTCTCTGCCCCACCTACTGTAGCATATGAACATGACAGACAGACTaatatcaaacaaaacatattctttcttttttcttttgccaaaaacatatttttaaaattttttttttttacttctaCTGTAATTCCACAATTTTTAATCCTAAAGTTATCTTTTTGTAACATAATCTTTAAAGGGCGAAATAGATTTTGACTAGCCAGAAAGTCGTGCTAAAGTAAAGGGTGCTGCCATGACAGGTCCCAAATTAACCGTGTGAACTCTCCGACTATCCATAGCCATGAAAAAAAGAGTTACTATGTAAGGGTAAAATTACTTTTGGAACAAGAAATGGTTCAATAGTAAAAGAAAGTTGTTGCGACGGAAAAGTTAGGTGGATGAATACGGCGCACTTTAAATATAAGAGTAGTATCAAAAGGATTACGTTTTGTGATCACATTATGTAACGGATTTGTGTACTCGAAAATTAGTTaattcctccaaaattattttaaatacaatTTGTTTCATTGTAAGAAAATCTATATTACTTTTTGCAAGATTTATGTTCTTTTCCCTTGAGAGAAATGGATCAAAGTGGTATTTCCAATATGTGAAGATGAATAGAAGAGGAGCAAAGGAAAAGGGCAAGcagaaagtgaaaaaagagGGACAATCTCAATTGCGATTCTTCAAAAAGCCAGAAAGTGAAAAGCACCTGCCGAGTGCATAAGGATCAGTATTGTTTATaataagattaaaaaaaaaaaaaaagagcacacaaaataatataaataattttagcACATTATAGTAGGACAATAAATGTAAGCATGATGACACTTCCATTGGATATGGGGGAGGGAGTCTAATTTTGAAACCCAgaaatgggttttgtttttgagtgACCAGTGGTGGGGTCTACGccattataacaaaatataaaataacataaataatataatttgcaagagatatataataaaatgggAAGCAAGAGGGTTGGCTGGTGGTCGTTTTCATACTGAGGTGGAAGGTTActccaaataaaaataagagcaACAACAATCACAAGggattatttattatttcttttctttttttatttttgaataaaaaatttaggagaAGATTGTTACTCTCATTACCATCTTTAGGACAAATCCATAATCTCGAGTGGGAAGTATTTATGCGTGGCACCTAACTACCAACTAATATTAGTATAGATTTATGTAAAAAATTACAGATCGTGCACCAACGAGAACTACTAAAACACTAATAAAACTACACACAGTACATGAACCTTACCAACTAAACCAACCcgttctctttcttttcttttttccttcttctacTCATTGATATGCTTGTAAGTTGTTAAATCCCAATTCAaataccaagaaaaaaagacccCCAATAAATCCTAAAAACAAATTCTTATTAGATTGAAGAGAGGTGTGGATATAATTTATAAAGGGGGGGAAAACAACACCTGAAACTGAAAGTGCAAAATATGAGTGAATCAGAAGCGCACGTGGGCATGATGACACATAGATTTATAGATATATATCTATAGATTGAGTTTGAGCCCAGCTATAGATACATAGATATAGCTGGTGGATGAATGCAAAGAAGCCGGGGGACCAGAGAGATCAATTGGGAAAGCTATCAGCTATATATAGAGCTGGTTTTGCTAACTGTCTGTTTTTAGTATGGTTTGGCAGCTTTGCCCTATTTTTGCCAGTAAGCCACAGGTGACTTGCTGTGACCTCCACAGTCAACAGTCCTGCTGGTTGCAGAAAACCTAAATAATAGAGAAGAATAAATGAACCCCAAATGAAtaatattgttatttattggattTAAATGAATTGTCGTTTTAAGTagaagtgatagtctaaactagacGAAAATGAGGAAGTAATTTCGGATTTATATTCATTGTTTAGCGGTATCACTATGATCATTTGCACAGTATCATAAAATCAAAGTAAAATGAGTAAAGATGATGATCCATATGATATTAAGTTGGAAATTAACTAGCACGAGATGGTGGGAAATTTCTAAAAAATTTGTTCATGGGTTGGTCGATTCAATTATATAAGAGAATCGCCTGATATACATACCTCATAATCACAAttaaaaacagagagaagatataattataaaagataaaaaattaaaaattaaaaaagaaaaaagaggggtGAAGGGTGAAAATTGGTGATGAGAGAACCTCCTATACTGCCGTACTAGTAGTAGCAGCATCAGCAGCAGTGGTACTTGAACCACCGCcgccatcaccaccaccgACATCGCCATCACCTCCTCCTTGAGAGGGACCCGCCGACACATTCCCGACAACCGCGGTGGCCGTAACGGTCGGCCGTTTCCGTTTCTTTTTCTCGTACGGGATCCCCCTAGCCTTGGCCTGACCTTCTCTCACCTCCCTCAAGTAAATCCTGACGGCCCGAGCCCCGAACGGATTCGACTCGGGCCGTCCACCGTTCTCCTCGTAGGCGGCTCTGAGTCGTCCGATGAGCGCGTCGAGGCTGCCCCAGGCCTGCTTGAGCGGGCAGGCGCACGGGGCAGGGGGGTTGGGGTGCCCGAAGTAGGGGCAGCCGGCGGCGTGGACCTTGGTCTTCCCGAACTGGTCGAGGTACTTGAGGAACTCGATCACGTGGGCCCCACTGCACCGTGCCAGCGTCAGCGGCGGCTTGTGGTTCTTGAGGTACTGCAGGAAGGTGTTCCAGTCCCGCCGCTTCTGCGACTCGTAGCGGCTCGGCGGGGCTGGAGACGATGAGGCCTcggctgctgctgctggaaCAACGGCACCACCAGCAGCCGCGGCTATCGACCCGGTTGCTGCCGATGATGGGCCCTCTCCTCCGCTGGTATTCGGGTCGGGTGGTCCGGTTCCCCCTGAAGCTGAATCCATTGTCTCTTTGTTTTGGCACTTAAGCTAAAATATTTTCAACTgggtatataatatatatgggttttttttttctctttctggtCCCTAAGCTGAGGCTTTGAATTGTGGGTTatttctgtctctctctctcccttcctCCATGTGAGGGTTGAATATTTGGAGATGGTGAGGTTTCAGAGGAGGGGGATGTTAGTACTGTGGATCCTTTTCACGGGAAAGGTTCTCGATCGCctcttgggttttttttttttttttttttttttcttcctcttgggTGAGTGAGAAAGGGGGAGGGTtttaggagagagagagagagagagaggaggagcgTTTGGTGATGGGACGTAAAAAAGTATGGATGGATGAATGAATATGAATGAGACTCTcgctcactcactctctcacccaaggaaaaaaatgagagagagagagagagatgtagatagaagaagagagaagaagagagaattcACAAAATTTCACATGGTGGCCCCTTTGGAAGTGACATGTTTACTATTCAACCCTCctcttgctgctgctgctgctgctgcctcTGCCTCTGCTGCTCTCTCCACTCCCCCTTAAATCTCTATTTTTCCACCAATCCAAGACACCCCCATTTACCATTTATACGCACCCATAAGGCGTTTGTGAATCAAcacctttttttctctcctttttttaaaattctttccTCAAAGAGCAAAAATTTGTTCAAAAGGGTAAAATgaagtttgaaattttatgACAGTTTAGTAATCTTAGAGCTTAGATGGAGTCAGTTATATTTTATGTGTACTTGAACAATACAATTTTAAATGGTGGGAAGTTCGTCGATAATCAAAGATGATATTCAATGGTTAAATTTTAAGATCCGAGTAAATTATGAGATATATTTCTTAATTTAGAATTACCAAATTGTgtaacaaacacaaaactcgTTGAAGAATAGCATTCGGTTGGTATAAGATTCATATAAAATCTATGTATACTCTACCTTTTAAAAGAACAATTTATAGCACTAATGGCTTTTGCTAATACTTCTTAGATAATTGATTATATGTATTTGTAATGGTACAAGTACTTTTTTGTATGTATTTATCTGTtagaaatattaatttttaagctGAAAGAACCTATCAAACCCTATGTGTCTATAAgttaatataattattacatatattatatatttacctATTTAATATGCATGGTTGGGAACGTCATACCAAAGTTACAAAAACATATAATTCACCTAGTAACGTCATGATTataacatttttaaaaaaaacactctGAATGCTATTCTCAGGGGGAAAAAGACAATATGCATATATGTGGAAAACCATAGCTAGGGCCAAATAAGATTGCGTGTCTGCAACATTGAAGGGTTGGTGCGTGGAATAAGTATTGGCTTGAAGTGGATGgtaaaatagtgttattaCCGTtgtaattaagttttttttcttaaaggaGGTGAAAAATCTTCAGGCCAATTAAGGACTagggaaaaattgaaaacccaTTTTAAGTTAAGGTCCTCATTAGTGCTTAATCTTTGCTTCATTCAGAAGTGTAAATATGCATACTCCATGGTTGCGACCTCATTAGTGTTGATATATAACATGAATGTGTTCAAGCTCTAGAGGAAATGGGTGGCC
Protein-coding regions in this window:
- the LOC18774140 gene encoding protein LIGHT-DEPENDENT SHORT HYPOCOTYLS 5, coding for MDSASGGTGPPDPNTSGGEGPSSAATGSIAAAAGGAVVPAAAAEASSSPAPPSRYESQKRRDWNTFLQYLKNHKPPLTLARCSGAHVIEFLKYLDQFGKTKVHAAGCPYFGHPNPPAPCACPLKQAWGSLDALIGRLRAAYEENGGRPESNPFGARAVRIYLREVREGQAKARGIPYEKKKRKRPTVTATAVVGNVSAGPSQGGGDGDVGGGDGGGGSSTTAADAATTSTAV